TCGTAGATTATCTTTCCAAAAACAAGAGCGGAAATTATAAAGTCGTCGCCTTTTACGTATTTTTCAGTAAGCTCTTTTTCCGAAACCGAAACAATGTTCGCATTCTCGACAAAGGGGATTTTTTCTTTTTTCCCGCCGACTACCAGAAAATCAAGATCGCTTGTTTTTCTCATTTTTTGCATGGCGGCAGAGCCCACCAACATAACTGATTCGGGGCTCGCCTCAAAGCGGATTTTGTCCGCAATGGACAATATTCTTCTTCCGATGCCGCTTTCCTGCGATTCAAGAAAATCCGCATCAAAGAGAAGCTTCAGCCTTTTGCAGAATATATTGGAAAAATCCAGCTTGTATTTCTTTCCGGATTCCGAAAGAATTCCGGAGTTTACCAATTTACCCATCACCTTATATGTCCAGTTCCGTGAAATATCCGTTTTTTCGCTGATTTCGGCTATTGAAAAATACTCAAACGGGTTTTCATAAAAATTCCTCAGAATTTTTATTTCAGACTCTTTTTCAAGTATCATTTTAAGACGCCTCTTTTTACTAATGCTTCTCTTGCTTCTGCCCTTAGCTCCTCAATTTCTTTTAAAAATTTCAGCACATCTGCCTTAGTATAGCTTTTCGGTATGGAAGTGTACGGATGAAAGCCTGCGGCAAGCCTGTATTTTGAGAGCCGCCCGAATGTTTTCGAGTAGTCTTTTTTGAGCGTTCCAAGGATAAAATAGTCCTTCAATATGTAGCTTTTTTCCTTATGGTCTTTCAGGTAAATGCCGTTTATTCCGGTTTTCAATGAATTCACAACATTTTCTGCAGCAATCCAGACGAAGTACAATGCCTCGTCAATCTTGTCTTCTTCCATGAACCTTTTTGCCTCATTCAACTGCTCTTCTGTTTTGCCCCAGTTTTGCTTTATTCCTTCATTAGTTACCATTTTAATTCACTATTTGTTAACTATAGTTCATATTTTGTATACCGTAGTTTATAAAGGTAATCTACCCGCAAGCATACTATTTGTCTGGTTTCCCTCGCCAAATTCTCCGCTCCAATCATAAGACAAATTCCTGAAAAGTTGATTGACGTATTTAATCCATAATATTCATTTGCGGTGCTTAATGTAACGCCGCAGGCGGATATGTTGGTTAACGCATGCGCCGGCTGGACAGAGAAAAGAACCATAATAAATAATGCGGCGGCGGCTATTGGCCGAACTTGTATTCCTTTTATGAATTTTGAGATAAAGAGCAGGAGGGCTGATGCTAAGCTTAACCGGAATTTTGATTGTAATTT
This genomic stretch from Nanoarchaeota archaeon harbors:
- a CDS encoding nucleotidyltransferase domain-containing protein → MILEKESEIKILRNFYENPFEYFSIAEISEKTDISRNWTYKVMGKLVNSGILSESGKKYKLDFSNIFCKRLKLLFDADFLESQESGIGRRILSIADKIRFEASPESVMLVGSAAMQKMRKTSDLDFLVVGGKKEKIPFVENANIVSVSEKELTEKYVKGDDFIISALVFGKIIYDREYAVRFLESPLPIFSQELIQEKIKYCETLEERIYSLLKIDETEAKNELLYLALQAGRLVLLRKRIVPKTKHDIAMQVKPYEKELSGIILRLLEGKKMSAKDMLDCAKKCMSVAKS
- a CDS encoding HEPN domain-containing protein, whose amino-acid sequence is MVTNEGIKQNWGKTEEQLNEAKRFMEEDKIDEALYFVWIAAENVVNSLKTGINGIYLKDHKEKSYILKDYFILGTLKKDYSKTFGRLSKYRLAAGFHPYTSIPKSYTKADVLKFLKEIEELRAEAREALVKRGVLK